A window of Pyxidicoccus xibeiensis contains these coding sequences:
- a CDS encoding tetratricopeptide repeat protein encodes MSTFREEGDEALDNLLKPLDGEAGPARRVSKQKSVALVGAALAAVAIEETVTSQRRLGKPKRPPMWLMAGALVLTGAAAAAVWRYARSEPVAAAREVEGAVARPAPAGDGFAAEGMRPSEPGRGDAPSVLVSPVSMPRDATAEEAPASEALPEQGSEVSPGAARPPARTPRRNASAQSLSAAAPEDLLRMANELRAGGRWKEAEALYLRVIRAEPSSLASYVARVASGSLRLEHLGNPRGALRHFQDALRLQPQGVLGQEARHGIAEAYRALGDTVAEARALETFLASHPDSPLGKTARARLRELSAP; translated from the coding sequence ATGAGTACATTCAGGGAAGAGGGGGACGAGGCCCTGGACAACCTGCTGAAGCCGCTCGATGGCGAGGCGGGGCCGGCGCGTCGAGTCTCGAAGCAGAAGTCGGTCGCGCTCGTCGGCGCCGCGCTGGCGGCGGTGGCCATCGAGGAGACGGTTACATCGCAGCGGCGCCTCGGGAAGCCGAAGCGACCTCCCATGTGGTTGATGGCCGGGGCGCTCGTGCTCACCGGCGCCGCGGCCGCGGCCGTGTGGCGGTACGCGCGCTCCGAGCCCGTGGCGGCGGCTCGGGAGGTGGAAGGTGCTGTCGCGCGGCCAGCCCCGGCCGGTGATGGTTTCGCGGCGGAAGGGATGCGGCCATCCGAGCCGGGCCGTGGAGATGCGCCGTCCGTTCTCGTTTCGCCTGTGAGCATGCCTCGCGATGCCACGGCGGAAGAGGCACCGGCGTCGGAGGCCCTACCGGAGCAGGGCTCCGAGGTTTCTCCCGGGGCGGCCAGGCCTCCGGCCCGCACGCCCCGGCGGAATGCGTCCGCGCAGTCCCTTTCGGCCGCCGCGCCGGAGGATCTGCTCCGCATGGCCAATGAGCTCCGGGCTGGAGGCCGATGGAAGGAAGCGGAAGCGCTGTACCTCCGCGTCATCCGCGCCGAGCCGTCGTCCCTGGCGTCCTATGTCGCGCGAGTCGCCTCGGGCTCGCTCCGGCTGGAGCACCTGGGGAACCCGCGAGGCGCGCTGCGCCACTTCCAGGACGCGCTCCGGCTCCAGCCCCAGGGCGTGCTCGGTCAGGAAGCCCGTCACGGCATCGCGGAGGCGTACCGGGCGCTCGGCGACACGGTGGCGGAGGCGCGGGCGCTGGAGACGTTCCTCGCGAGCCATCCCGACTCGCCGCTCGGCAAGACGGCACGGGCACGCCTGCGGGAGCTCTCCGCGCCATGA
- a CDS encoding ECF transporter S component family protein: MGDTRAAGTDRRERLKGGTVLSGIEVTAHAPAWAWGGALVAIILTAVVLGFNRLCWNRKHPRLVVFVSHLPMSMLIACVWIDMGARWGAPVLGLWLLAHLALCFLHAGWAAMHPRLAAVSWPYLPLFLISGLLWAALATGLVRLTASGVTELESHWTGLALRYPMVQSAAWLYFWLPLLLAYSLIMVAAARFMSRHFFHATLVTLVICAVAAGLLHAEPRPESVPFMAGASMECPFEKHICFALSPPSSEVRTPAPDPEVWPSPQSLGQWVQNTRSGLSPVWWQPLSSEAPISFFPPQSPGDTASTHQPPLLPDTLSLVVLGVSLLLIYRALRSINARQSTMPIEVGPIIDSTPAREGAPAPVPPLAPAQQGDAAQPEQRRPELEQLLRETLQKNALHTPPGVPGGELLYWRELLETQTNDRLSWFTRLIALLMRVAIPPHGLRVTGVVVSREWNGKTTQGLRFSVKNLRTHRVELAETYVEPAETYNEAPNLEAIVERAAYATSELALELCPALPAWTYWHERDGIAVINYWKGVKAFRAQPFHIESFPKEDLRQAREHFEAAAKRCHGNGMVMLQYGQVHEVTEDFACAARIYLDLSEGSPHMPMARFRLARVCSFVDRWLVPHLTTTDTERMATLTGLLHDLRDSRIFQHFHQQDAEDNNWDTLTKEWLEKLPRENDAERVKLLRKCFHRFAMHQFRILARSCFWDVIGWCLCNIAERRRLVRTLLWSPQRLRATHHAMQVAYCCTWLRECLLQAPDVTAKVLKRAASMEPSLRPSRTPPSFGGDVVKARQFWKCFRQVWDLEHEADSAQRRRATGWGMVHYNLACFYALCLMPEMDREFTGIARSDESEAGWRIAPLPTHCDTWAHQATRHLTHAMHDPLGPIAKGTWWWLDKDPDLRALRRTEHYASWREWVQLAGGDPATAVKAQHGRGAWGRLTLRRHIPWRLPSRERPGPAAR; encoded by the coding sequence GTGGGCGACACCCGCGCAGCCGGAACCGACCGCAGGGAGCGCTTGAAGGGGGGCACCGTGTTGTCGGGAATAGAGGTGACCGCCCATGCACCGGCGTGGGCATGGGGAGGGGCCCTCGTCGCCATCATCCTGACGGCGGTGGTGCTCGGCTTCAACCGGCTGTGCTGGAACAGGAAGCATCCGCGGCTCGTGGTGTTCGTGTCGCATCTGCCGATGTCGATGCTCATCGCCTGCGTGTGGATCGACATGGGAGCGCGCTGGGGAGCACCAGTCCTGGGGCTCTGGCTGTTGGCGCACCTAGCACTCTGCTTCTTACACGCGGGCTGGGCAGCGATGCATCCACGTCTGGCGGCCGTTTCCTGGCCCTACCTGCCTCTGTTCCTGATCAGTGGGCTGTTATGGGCGGCCCTGGCGACGGGGCTGGTGAGGCTGACCGCATCGGGGGTGACGGAGTTGGAGTCCCATTGGACCGGGCTCGCCCTCCGTTATCCGATGGTGCAGAGCGCAGCGTGGCTCTACTTCTGGCTACCACTCCTGCTCGCCTACTCGCTCATCATGGTGGCGGCCGCGCGTTTCATGTCCCGCCACTTCTTCCACGCAACACTGGTTACGCTCGTCATTTGCGCCGTGGCGGCGGGCTTGCTGCATGCCGAGCCCAGGCCCGAGTCAGTGCCCTTCATGGCGGGGGCTTCGATGGAATGCCCCTTCGAGAAGCACATTTGCTTTGCGCTATCGCCTCCTTCCTCCGAAGTGAGGACCCCTGCCCCCGACCCCGAGGTCTGGCCGTCCCCTCAGTCGCTCGGCCAATGGGTCCAGAACACGCGATCCGGGCTCTCGCCGGTGTGGTGGCAACCCCTATCGTCGGAGGCCCCCATTTCCTTTTTCCCGCCGCAGTCCCCGGGGGACACAGCCTCCACCCATCAACCTCCCTTGTTGCCGGACACGCTCTCTCTCGTGGTGCTCGGAGTCTCGCTGCTCCTGATCTATCGAGCGCTGAGGTCCATCAATGCGCGCCAGTCAACCATGCCCATCGAAGTCGGTCCCATCATCGACTCCACTCCCGCGAGGGAGGGAGCACCCGCGCCAGTGCCACCTCTAGCTCCAGCCCAGCAGGGCGACGCGGCACAGCCGGAACAACGGAGGCCCGAACTGGAGCAACTTCTCCGGGAGACCCTGCAGAAGAACGCGCTGCACACGCCTCCGGGAGTCCCCGGAGGCGAGCTCTTGTACTGGCGGGAGCTGCTGGAGACGCAGACGAACGACCGGTTGAGCTGGTTCACGCGGCTCATCGCCCTGCTCATGCGCGTGGCCATCCCACCGCATGGCCTGCGAGTCACTGGCGTCGTCGTCTCGCGGGAGTGGAACGGAAAGACGACTCAGGGGCTGCGATTCTCGGTGAAGAACCTCCGCACCCACCGCGTCGAGCTCGCGGAGACCTACGTCGAGCCCGCGGAGACCTACAACGAAGCCCCCAACCTGGAGGCCATCGTCGAGCGCGCGGCCTATGCCACGTCCGAGCTGGCGCTGGAGTTGTGCCCCGCGCTGCCTGCGTGGACGTACTGGCACGAACGGGATGGAATTGCCGTCATCAACTACTGGAAGGGCGTAAAGGCATTCCGCGCGCAGCCGTTCCACATCGAGTCCTTCCCGAAAGAGGACCTCCGGCAGGCTCGTGAGCACTTCGAGGCCGCCGCCAAGCGCTGTCACGGGAACGGCATGGTGATGCTCCAGTACGGACAGGTCCACGAAGTCACGGAGGACTTCGCCTGCGCGGCGCGCATCTACCTGGACCTCAGCGAAGGCTCCCCCCACATGCCGATGGCGCGGTTCCGACTGGCCCGGGTGTGCAGCTTCGTCGACCGGTGGCTGGTACCCCACCTGACAACCACGGACACGGAGAGGATGGCCACGCTGACGGGGCTGCTCCATGACCTGAGGGACAGCAGGATCTTCCAGCACTTCCATCAACAAGACGCGGAAGACAATAACTGGGACACGCTGACGAAGGAGTGGCTGGAGAAGCTCCCTCGCGAGAATGACGCGGAGCGCGTGAAGCTCCTGCGAAAGTGCTTCCATCGCTTCGCCATGCACCAGTTCCGGATCCTGGCACGCTCCTGCTTCTGGGACGTGATCGGATGGTGCCTGTGCAACATCGCGGAGCGGCGACGCCTGGTCCGGACCCTGCTGTGGTCGCCTCAACGGCTGCGAGCCACCCACCACGCCATGCAGGTCGCATACTGCTGCACCTGGCTTCGGGAGTGCCTGCTCCAGGCGCCAGACGTGACGGCGAAGGTGCTCAAGCGCGCGGCGTCCATGGAACCCAGCCTCAGGCCCTCTCGCACTCCTCCGAGTTTCGGAGGCGATGTCGTCAAGGCACGGCAGTTCTGGAAGTGCTTCCGCCAGGTCTGGGACCTGGAGCATGAGGCGGACTCCGCCCAGCGCCGTCGGGCCACCGGGTGGGGCATGGTCCACTACAACCTGGCATGCTTCTACGCCCTGTGCCTGATGCCGGAGATGGACCGGGAGTTCACTGGTATCGCCAGATCAGACGAGAGCGAGGCGGGCTGGAGGATCGCTCCCCTCCCGACGCACTGCGATACCTGGGCCCATCAGGCCACGCGCCACCTGACCCATGCCATGCACGACCCGCTGGGCCCCATTGCCAAGGGAACCTGGTGGTGGCTGGACAAGGACCCCGACCTGCGGGCGCTTCGCCGAACTGAGCACTACGCCAGCTGGCGGGAATGGGTCCAGTTGGCGGGCGGCGACCCCGCGACCGCCGTCAAAGCACAGCACGGGCGTGGCGCATGGGGGCGTCTGACGCTCAGACGGCATATCCCATGGCGCCTGCCTTCACGGGAGCGTCCGGGTCCAGCAGCACGTTGA
- a CDS encoding DUF7305 domain-containing protein, with product MKRHWRFSLLLASTTVSAGCTQSDLVATIRSPDGGLEAPPADAGPPDGGEPGDGGIPPDAGIPPDSGVPPDWTAYCAGRGPPIVVGDTRVGVCSGVLAERTFRKALCTCERLALSASLETDAFRGSMAPYQPGGAGGDVGVNGSLSANDSVSVGGTLQVGGDGGIQLGRPLTVGGALYSGGPLNGSTVSATVTGAASVRGDVALASLTVGGSLTVPPEYTLGPVQAAEVLRGPVDAVTPCACEAASQVDVAALVAHHSRDNDNAAISLGAAAMEGITGERTLELPCGRFHLTRITGTGRATLVIRARTALFIGDVVDLGEGLTVDVQPPGELDLFIGGSVAVAGPLTLGSVDVPSRTRVYVAGSSMLALSAGSLLAGNVYAPGSLLSLSGNAEVFGSVFVRHLESSGALRLHYDADVLDAGVECPGN from the coding sequence ATGAAGCGGCATTGGAGATTCTCGCTGCTGCTCGCGAGCACCACCGTGAGCGCCGGCTGTACCCAGAGTGACCTGGTGGCCACCATCCGCTCGCCCGACGGTGGACTCGAGGCTCCTCCCGCCGACGCTGGACCTCCGGACGGCGGCGAGCCAGGTGACGGCGGCATTCCCCCTGATGCGGGCATACCTCCCGACTCGGGAGTGCCGCCCGATTGGACGGCGTACTGCGCGGGGCGCGGGCCCCCCATCGTCGTGGGAGACACCCGTGTGGGGGTCTGCAGCGGAGTGCTGGCCGAGCGGACCTTCCGCAAGGCCCTCTGCACCTGCGAGCGGCTCGCGCTCAGTGCATCCCTGGAGACGGATGCCTTCAGGGGCTCGATGGCGCCCTATCAGCCCGGAGGCGCCGGCGGTGACGTCGGAGTGAACGGGAGCCTGTCCGCCAACGACTCGGTCTCGGTGGGCGGGACGCTCCAGGTCGGCGGTGACGGAGGCATCCAGCTCGGGCGCCCGCTCACGGTGGGCGGAGCGCTGTACAGCGGAGGCCCGCTCAACGGGAGCACCGTCTCGGCAACCGTCACGGGCGCCGCCAGCGTGCGGGGCGACGTGGCGCTGGCCTCCCTCACCGTGGGCGGAAGCCTCACGGTTCCACCCGAGTACACGCTGGGCCCGGTGCAGGCCGCGGAAGTCCTCCGCGGGCCCGTGGACGCCGTCACACCCTGCGCCTGCGAGGCCGCGTCCCAGGTGGACGTCGCAGCGCTCGTCGCCCATCACTCGCGGGACAACGACAACGCGGCCATCAGCCTGGGTGCGGCGGCGATGGAGGGCATCACCGGCGAGCGCACCCTGGAGCTGCCCTGTGGGCGCTTCCACCTCACGCGCATCACCGGTACGGGACGCGCGACGCTCGTCATCCGTGCGCGCACCGCGCTCTTCATCGGTGACGTGGTGGACCTGGGCGAGGGCCTCACCGTGGATGTGCAGCCACCAGGAGAGCTGGACCTGTTCATCGGCGGCAGCGTCGCCGTGGCGGGGCCGCTCACGCTGGGCTCCGTCGACGTGCCCTCGCGGACTCGCGTGTACGTCGCGGGCTCCAGCATGCTCGCCCTGTCCGCGGGCAGCCTGCTGGCCGGCAACGTCTACGCACCCGGCTCCCTGCTGAGCCTGAGCGGCAACGCGGAGGTGTTCGGCTCGGTGTTCGTGCGGCACCTCGAGTCCTCCGGGGCACTCCGGCTCCACTACGACGCGGACGTGCTCGACGCCGGTGTCGAGTGTCCGGGCAACTGA
- a CDS encoding thiamine pyrophosphate-binding protein, with product MSMVSGGQLVARMLKKEGVRHVFTLSGLHVAPIYAACVEEGISLIDTRHEQAAAHAADAYARLTRGMGVAVVTAGPGVTDALTGVANAYAASSPMLLLGGAAPTFNQGRGALQEMEQVDLFHRISKWSDRVPSPEAVPHYLAKAFRVARSGRPGPVFLELAWDVLCNGVDAESLRMPERYRTDARVAPDPRKVDEALALLRAAERPAILAGSSIWWDGAWEALRGFAERAQVPVFLNGAGRGCLPAGHPLFFQHSRKEALSGADVVFVIGTPFDFRLNYGSEPTFGVESKIVQVDIDPTELGRNRPVDVGLIADSFSALSALADGADVSRRDALLSALRESETRRQATIDEWARSDSTPIHHYRLAKELSDVANAAGQDPVFIADGGNWVAMAAKVLELKQPGRWLDPGPLGCLGVGAPFALASKVLHPERTCWVVQGDGSFGLNGFDFETAVRFRLPMVCVVGNDAAWGQIRLPQVQMFGEDKSPATLLAPTRYDKVVEAFGGHGEYVTEPAQIRPALERALASGTVACVNVLLDPDAPVKAGAMGYAV from the coding sequence ATGAGCATGGTCAGCGGTGGGCAGCTCGTCGCGCGGATGCTGAAGAAGGAGGGCGTGCGTCACGTCTTCACGCTCTCCGGACTGCATGTGGCCCCCATCTACGCGGCCTGCGTGGAGGAGGGCATCTCCCTCATCGACACCCGGCACGAGCAGGCCGCCGCGCATGCCGCGGATGCCTACGCGCGGCTGACCCGGGGCATGGGCGTGGCGGTGGTGACGGCGGGCCCGGGCGTGACGGACGCGCTCACCGGCGTGGCCAACGCGTACGCGGCCAGCTCGCCCATGCTCCTGCTGGGCGGCGCGGCGCCCACGTTCAATCAGGGCCGCGGGGCGCTACAGGAGATGGAGCAGGTGGACCTCTTCCACCGCATCTCCAAGTGGTCGGACCGGGTGCCCTCGCCGGAGGCGGTGCCGCACTACCTGGCCAAGGCGTTCCGCGTGGCGCGCTCCGGACGGCCCGGCCCCGTGTTCCTGGAGCTGGCGTGGGACGTGCTCTGCAACGGCGTGGACGCGGAGTCGCTGCGCATGCCGGAGCGCTACCGCACGGACGCCCGCGTGGCGCCGGACCCGCGCAAGGTGGATGAGGCCCTGGCGCTGCTGCGCGCCGCCGAGCGCCCGGCCATCCTCGCCGGCTCGTCCATCTGGTGGGACGGCGCGTGGGAGGCGCTGCGCGGCTTCGCGGAGCGGGCCCAGGTGCCGGTGTTCCTCAACGGCGCGGGCCGCGGCTGCCTGCCGGCGGGCCACCCGCTCTTCTTCCAGCACTCGCGCAAGGAGGCGCTGAGCGGCGCGGACGTGGTGTTCGTCATCGGCACGCCCTTCGACTTCCGCCTCAACTACGGCTCCGAGCCCACGTTCGGCGTGGAGTCGAAAATCGTCCAGGTGGACATCGACCCGACGGAGCTGGGCCGCAACCGCCCGGTGGACGTGGGCCTCATCGCGGACAGCTTCAGCGCGCTCAGCGCCCTGGCGGACGGCGCGGACGTGTCGCGAAGGGACGCGCTGCTATCCGCGCTGCGCGAGAGCGAGACGCGCCGCCAGGCCACCATCGACGAATGGGCCCGGAGCGACAGCACGCCCATCCACCACTACCGGCTGGCGAAGGAGCTGTCAGACGTGGCCAACGCCGCGGGGCAGGACCCGGTGTTCATCGCGGACGGCGGCAACTGGGTGGCCATGGCGGCCAAGGTGCTGGAGCTGAAGCAGCCGGGGCGGTGGTTGGACCCGGGGCCGCTGGGCTGCCTGGGCGTGGGAGCGCCCTTCGCCCTCGCGTCGAAGGTGCTGCACCCGGAGCGCACGTGCTGGGTGGTGCAGGGGGACGGCTCGTTCGGCCTCAACGGCTTCGACTTCGAGACGGCGGTGCGCTTCCGCCTGCCCATGGTGTGCGTGGTGGGCAACGACGCGGCCTGGGGGCAGATTCGGCTGCCCCAGGTGCAGATGTTCGGCGAGGACAAGTCGCCCGCCACGCTGCTGGCGCCCACGCGCTACGACAAGGTGGTGGAGGCGTTCGGCGGCCATGGCGAGTACGTGACGGAGCCCGCTCAAATCCGTCCGGCCCTGGAGCGGGCGCTGGCCAGCGGCACGGTGGCGTGCGTCAACGTGCTGCTGGACCCGGACGCTCCCGTGAAGGCAGGCGCCATGGGATATGCCGTCTGA
- a CDS encoding lytic polysaccharide monooxygenase codes for MFPAIRKSLASMLVVSGLLSAGPALAHGSMEVPLSRVYSCFKEGPETPKSAACKALIQAGGTQALYDWNGVRQGNANDRHREIIPDGKLCSAANESHKGLDLARTDWPSTLIAPDASGRFEFVFHATAVHATGYFRLYVTRQGYNPALPLKWSDLEANPFCSVTNVSAQNNRYRLSCPFPQGKTGSHVVYGIWQRSDSPEAFYACTDVRFSDTPPPPVPWKELGQVQAREDLPAGSKVTFRLFDAEGRDVESHVLPLDGAASTAASWMYRLAQRVTTGSTRVQVGVLQASGSVVPVESATANRVYARETGYTFQLDVEKPTGGGDGGTAAYKYPTGISSYTAGTVVEGTDGLLYRCKPFPYSGWCKGAASHYAPGTGSHWQDAWERVQ; via the coding sequence ATGTTCCCAGCAATCCGGAAGTCGCTCGCATCAATGCTCGTCGTGTCGGGCCTGCTGTCCGCCGGCCCGGCCCTGGCCCATGGCTCCATGGAGGTGCCCCTCAGCCGCGTCTACAGCTGCTTCAAGGAGGGGCCGGAGACTCCGAAGTCCGCCGCGTGCAAGGCCCTCATCCAGGCGGGAGGCACCCAGGCGCTGTACGACTGGAACGGTGTGCGCCAGGGCAACGCGAATGACCGGCACCGGGAAATCATCCCGGACGGGAAGCTGTGCAGCGCGGCGAACGAGAGCCACAAGGGGCTGGACCTGGCGAGGACGGACTGGCCGTCCACGCTCATTGCCCCGGATGCCAGCGGGCGCTTCGAGTTCGTCTTCCACGCCACGGCCGTGCACGCCACGGGGTACTTCCGGCTCTACGTGACGCGGCAGGGCTACAACCCCGCGCTGCCCTTGAAGTGGTCGGACCTGGAGGCGAATCCCTTCTGCTCGGTGACGAATGTCTCCGCGCAGAACAACCGCTACCGGCTGAGCTGCCCGTTTCCCCAGGGGAAGACGGGCTCGCACGTCGTCTATGGCATCTGGCAGCGCTCGGACAGCCCGGAGGCGTTCTATGCCTGCACGGACGTGAGGTTCAGCGACACGCCACCTCCGCCGGTTCCCTGGAAGGAGCTGGGCCAGGTGCAGGCTCGCGAGGACCTGCCCGCCGGGAGCAAGGTGACCTTCCGCCTCTTCGACGCCGAGGGCCGTGACGTGGAGTCCCATGTCCTGCCGCTGGACGGCGCGGCGAGCACGGCGGCGAGCTGGATGTACCGGCTCGCGCAGCGGGTCACCACGGGCTCCACCCGCGTGCAGGTGGGGGTGCTCCAGGCGTCGGGGAGCGTCGTCCCCGTGGAGAGCGCGACGGCCAACCGCGTCTACGCGCGAGAGACGGGCTACACGTTCCAGCTCGACGTGGAGAAGCCCACCGGCGGCGGAGATGGCGGCACGGCCGCATACAAGTACCCCACGGGCATCTCCAGCTACACGGCGGGGACGGTGGTGGAGGGCACGGATGGACTGCTGTACCGCTGCAAGCCGTTCCCCTACTCCGGCTGGTGCAAGGGCGCGGCGTCGCACTACGCGCCGGGAACCGGGAGCCACTGGCAGGACGCCTGGGAGCGCGTGCAGTGA
- a CDS encoding Bax inhibitor-1/YccA family protein: MAWETSGWQTAERASVDSVLVQESQRAFMTRVHAWMFAGLMVTGVMALVTVSNEPLLRAVVNARFILLLVQLGAVFALSFLAPRLSGPVAGAMFLGYSALTGMTLSIYFLIYTAGSIAQAFFLTAGVYGAMAVYGTVTKKNLGAWGTFLFMGLVGVILASVVNIFMRSDMLSFVVACASVLVFAGLTAYDTQKLREMHAGSGFSSAATVSIVGALTLYLDFINLFLAILRLLGKRR; encoded by the coding sequence ATGGCCTGGGAAACTTCCGGATGGCAGACGGCCGAGCGCGCCTCGGTCGACTCCGTCCTCGTACAGGAGTCACAGCGCGCGTTCATGACGCGCGTCCACGCCTGGATGTTCGCCGGACTGATGGTCACCGGGGTGATGGCCCTGGTGACGGTCAGCAACGAGCCCCTGCTGCGCGCGGTGGTCAACGCGCGCTTCATCCTGCTGCTGGTGCAGCTGGGCGCGGTGTTCGCGCTGTCCTTCCTCGCGCCCCGCCTGTCGGGTCCGGTCGCCGGAGCGATGTTCCTCGGCTACTCCGCGCTGACGGGGATGACGCTGTCCATCTACTTCCTCATCTACACCGCGGGCAGCATCGCCCAGGCGTTCTTCCTCACGGCGGGCGTCTACGGCGCCATGGCCGTGTACGGCACCGTCACCAAGAAGAACCTGGGCGCGTGGGGCACGTTCCTCTTCATGGGCCTCGTCGGCGTGATTCTGGCCAGCGTGGTCAACATCTTCATGCGCAGTGACATGCTGTCCTTCGTCGTCGCCTGCGCGTCCGTGCTCGTGTTCGCCGGCCTGACGGCGTACGACACCCAGAAGCTCCGGGAGATGCACGCCGGCTCCGGCTTCAGCAGCGCCGCCACGGTGAGCATCGTCGGCGCCCTCACCCTGTACCTGGACTTCATCAACCTGTTCCTCGCCATCCTGCGCCTGCTGGGCAAGCGCCGGTAG
- a CDS encoding RNA polymerase sigma factor, with translation MRTSGSHATVAPRPAEDPRIQAAIQGRRDATESLLLELLPRVRNLVRYLVRGDADVEDIAQEGLIALVRGLPTYRSEGRFHAWVDRVVVRTTFAWLKRARGREARQVDEPAELLAVPSEDALPDEYVHRRHLVTLLDRLSTEQRHALVLHHVLELSVPEISTELGIPFETVRSRLRLGRAALRALAAASEGEGEG, from the coding sequence ATGAGGACCTCGGGCTCACATGCCACCGTTGCCCCGCGTCCGGCGGAGGACCCCCGCATCCAGGCGGCCATCCAGGGGCGTCGCGACGCGACGGAGTCGCTGTTGCTGGAGCTGTTGCCTCGCGTGCGCAACCTGGTGCGCTATCTGGTGCGGGGTGACGCGGATGTGGAGGACATCGCGCAGGAGGGGCTCATCGCCCTGGTGCGAGGGCTGCCCACCTACCGGAGCGAGGGGCGCTTCCATGCGTGGGTGGACCGGGTCGTCGTGCGGACGACCTTCGCCTGGCTGAAGCGGGCGCGAGGCCGTGAGGCCCGGCAGGTCGACGAGCCGGCGGAGCTGCTCGCGGTGCCGTCCGAGGATGCGCTGCCGGACGAGTACGTCCATCGCCGCCACCTGGTGACGCTGCTGGACCGGCTCTCCACGGAGCAGCGGCATGCGCTGGTGCTGCACCATGTGTTGGAGCTGAGCGTGCCGGAGATCTCCACGGAGCTCGGGATTCCGTTCGAGACGGTGCGCAGTCGGCTCCGGCTCGGACGCGCGGCGTTGCGCGCACTGGCCGCGGCGAGCGAAGGAGAGGGGGAGGGATGA